The following DNA comes from Mycobacteroides immunogenum.
TGTGACGGCGCCGGTGCCGCGTTGGCGACTCCGGCGCTCAGGCCGAGGGCGCCGAAGCTCAGAGCGCCGACTAGTACGCCCTTGGCGATCATGCTCTTGATGGTCATCTCGAAACTCCCTTCACTTCGTCCCGACTGACAAGAAGGTTAGGAATGCGAACTATTTACCGGCTGCGACTCCGCTGGGAAGATGCTGCGGCGCGCATCCGCCGATTTCTATCGGCCGGGAATATCGCGCTGGTCGCCGCCGTTTAGGATTTGCGTAACTGAGCTGGCATAATGGCCTCTCAGCCTTTGCAGGGTTCCGGTTCACGCCGTAACGCAGGCGACCCGGCGGCCACAAACACGAAGAGGAAACACCATGAAATCGGGTATCCACCCCAACTACGTCGAGACCAATGTGGTCTGCGGCTGTGGCAACACGTTCACCACGCGCAGCACCAAGGACAGCGGCCACATCGTGGTCGAGGTCTGCTCGCAGTGCCACCCGTTCTACACGGGTAAGCAGAAGATCCTGGACAGCGGCGGCCGTGTCGCCCGGTTCGAGGCTCGCTACGGCAAGCGCAAGGCCGCGGCCGACAAATAGCTTCCTTGCCGACGCCCGGATCTGCCATGTGTGCAGTCCGGGCGTCGGTTTTTTTGTATGACCACCGCGGGTAGGAACATTGGGAGGAGGGTGCATGAGCGAGACTCCGCTGATCGAAGCGATGCTGGCCGAGCACGCTGAGCTGGAGAAGCAACTGGCCGA
Coding sequences within:
- the rpmE gene encoding 50S ribosomal protein L31, with the translated sequence MKSGIHPNYVETNVVCGCGNTFTTRSTKDSGHIVVEVCSQCHPFYTGKQKILDSGGRVARFEARYGKRKAAADK